The Nicotiana tabacum cultivar K326 chromosome 14, ASM71507v2, whole genome shotgun sequence genome contains a region encoding:
- the LOC107825926 gene encoding nicotinate phosphoribosyltransferase 2, giving the protein MAAAVANGLKKEQTQPNKCAVISGPTNPMVTPLLTDLYQFTMAYSYWKAGKHDERAVFDLYFRKNPFGGEYTIFAGLEECIKFIAHFKLAEDEITFIRSSLPPTCEDAFYDYLRGINCSDVEIYSIPEGSVVFPKVPLMRIEGPIAVVQLLETAFVNLINYASLVTTNAARHRFVAGKSKLLLEFGLRRAQGPDGGISASKYCYMGGFDATSNVAAGKLFGIPLRGTHSHAFVSSFLSPDEITDKSLKHHVGSSVCKDFVSLVKTWLNKLKGSRLLGGIFSETNQSELAAFTSYGLAFPGSFLALVDTYDVMRSGVPNFCAVALALNDLGYRAVGIRLDSGDLAYQSCEARKFFQTIEKVFGVSGFGKMSITASNDLNEETLDALNKQGHEVDSFGIGTHLVTCYAQPALGVVFKLVEINNQPRIKLSEDVTKVSIPCKKRCFRLYGKEGYPLVDIMAGENEPLPKVGERILCRHPFSESKRAYVVPQRVEELLKCFWPGSSDKTREDLPPLREIRERCIKQLEQMRPDHMRKLNPTPYKVSVSAKLYDFIHFLWLNEAPVGELQ; this is encoded by the exons ATGGCGGCTGCAGTAGCTAATGGGTTGAAGAAAGAACAAACACAGCCTAATAAGTGTGCGGTTATTAGTGGGCCGACCAATCCAATGGTGACACCTCTTTTAACAGATCTTTATCAGTTTACTATGGCCTATTCTTATTGGAAAGCTGGAAAACACGATGAACGAGCCGT GTTTGACTTGTATTTTCGGAAGAATCCGTTTGGTGGTGAATACACAATTTTCGCTGGGTTAGAAGAATGCATAAAGTTTATTGCTCATTTCAAATTAGCTGAGGACGAGATAACTTTTATCAGGTCATCATTGCCCCCAACGTGTGAG GATGCCTTCTATGACTACCTTCGAGGAATTAACTGTTCAGATGTTGAGATATATTCTATACCTGAAGGATCAGTTGTCTTTCCCAAGGTACCGCTGATGAGGATTGAAGGGCCAATTGCT GTGGTTCAACTACTGGAAACTGCTTTTGTCAACCTCATAAACTATGCATCGCTAGTCACTACTAATGCTGCAAGACATCGTTTTGTTGCTGGAAAGTCCAAGCTGCTGCTGGAATTTGGGCTTCGAAGAGCACAg GGTCCTGATGGTGGTATATCAGCTTCGAAATATTGCTACATGGGAGGATTTGATGCAACAAG CAATGTGGCAGCTGGGAAGTTATTTGGAATCCCACTGCGTGGAACACATTCCCATGCCTTCGTTAGCTCATTTCTG AGCCCAGACGAGATCACAGATAAATCACTTAAACATCATGTTGGCTCTAGTGTTTGTAAGGATTTTGTTAGTCTGGTAAAGACGTGgctaaataaattaaag GGGTCACGCTTATTAGGTGGAATTTTCAGTGAGACAAACCAAAGTGAATTAGCAGCTTTCACCTCATATGGGCTTGCCTTTCCTGGAAGTTTTTTGGCCCTTGTAGACACTTATGAT GTCATGAGAAGTGGTGTTCCAAATTTTTGTGCAGTTGCGCTTGCACTAAATGATTTGGG GTATAGAGCAGTTGGCATTAGATTAGACTCTGGTGATCTTGCTTATCAGTCATGTGAAGCCAGGAAATTCTTTCAAACTATTGAAAAGGTGTTTGGAGTGTCTGGTTTTGGAAAGATGAGCATCACGGCTAGCAATGACCTTAATGAGGAAACACTGGATGCGCTAAATAAACAG GGGCACGAGGTTGATTCTTTTGGTATTGGAACACATTTGGTTACCTGTTACGCACAGCCCGCTCTAGGTGTTGTTTTCAAGTTGGTTGAGATAAATAATCAACCAAGGATCAAACTTTCTGAAGATGTTACAAAG GTCTCTATTCCATGTAAAAAGCGATGTTTCAGATTGTATGGAAAGGAAGGCTACCCCCTTGTCGACATAATGGCCGGTGAAAATGAACCACTTCCCAag GTAGGTGAACGAATTTTGTGCCGTCATCCATTTAGTGAATCTAAAAGGGCATATGTTGTACCCCAGCGTGTTGAGGAGCTTTTAAAGTGTTTTTGGCCTGGAAGTTCAG ATAAAACACGAGAAGACCTACCTCCCTTGAGGGAGATCAGGGAACGGTGTATTAAACAACTGGAGCAAATGCGACCGGATCACATGAGAAAGCTGAACCCAACACCATACAAG GTTAGTGTGAGCGCAAAGTTGTATGATTTCATCCATTTCCTCTGGCTGAATGAAGCACCTGTTGGGGAATTGCAGTGA